One genomic window of Longimicrobium sp. includes the following:
- the carB gene encoding carbamoyl-phosphate synthase large subunit: MPKRTDLQSILILGSGPIVIGQAAEFDYSGTQAVRALREEGYRVILVNSNPATIMTDPDLADATYIEPITPEWVERVIEKEKPDAILPTMGGQTALNVALELHDTGVLARHGVELIGANARAIRMAEDRSEFAKAMDRIGLKVPHGGFARSLDDAWRIVDDTGYPAIIRPSFTLGGTGGGIAYNREEFEEQVRHGLELSPVHEVLIDLSVIGWKEFELEVMRDGADNVVIICSIENVDAMGVHTGDSVTVAPAQTLSDVEYQKMRDAAIAIIREIGVEAGGCNVQFALNPANGEMLIVEMNPRVSRSSALASKATGYPIARIGAKLAVGYTLDELPNAITACTPASFEPVLDYVVVKFPRFAFEKFPKADPTLGVQMKAVGESMAIGRTFKMAWQKAIRALEVGRSGWETSTLKEDRLDDDQPETLRRALRRPTPERYYQLKRALEAGFTVDEIAELTFIDPWFIAQLEQLVQAEREYAGLGEVDRDALQRMKKLGFSDMQLGRIRGETEDAVRERRWGMKLHPVYNRVDTCAGEFPATTPYLYSTYGEENESEPSDRRTVVILGSGPIRIGQGVEFDYCCVQAALALREAGFETVMVNSNPETNSTDFDISDKLYFEPLTLEDVIEIVRLEQPEGVIVQLGGQTPLKLAQPLDRLGVPILGTSVEAIDRAEDRERFEELARSLGIRQPPNGLATSMEQAAEIAERVGYPVLVRPSYVLGGRGMVIVYDEPQLRHYFATAASVSHERPVLIDRFLEDAFEADVDALCDGETVVIGGVMQHIEEAGIHSGDSAQVLPPYLLDDRHIEQMRESTRRFALELGVIGLINVQYAVYEGEVYVIEVNPRASRTVPFVSKATGVPLARIAARLMGGERLADFHLPEEIPVGGVAVKESVFPFNKLEGDTVLGPEMRSTGEAMGFDDSFGMAFAKAQISAGMELPSGGNVIITVNDRDKRTVTPIARRLHDMGFRIQGTGGTAKYLRQRGIPCDAIFKVNEGRPNMADHIISGDVALLINTPLGKQSQYDDYTARRAAITYKVPYITTMSAAEAAVDAISALRSRTREVRSIQERTGHLVGSAAAGA, translated from the coding sequence GGAGTCCTGGCCCGCCACGGCGTGGAGCTGATCGGCGCCAACGCGCGCGCCATCCGCATGGCCGAAGACCGCAGTGAGTTCGCCAAGGCCATGGACCGCATTGGCCTGAAGGTGCCGCACGGGGGCTTCGCGCGGTCGCTGGACGACGCGTGGCGCATCGTGGACGACACGGGCTATCCCGCCATCATCCGCCCGTCGTTCACCCTGGGCGGCACCGGCGGCGGCATCGCGTACAACCGCGAGGAGTTCGAGGAGCAGGTGCGCCATGGGCTGGAGCTTTCGCCCGTGCACGAGGTGCTGATCGACCTGTCGGTGATCGGCTGGAAGGAGTTCGAGCTGGAGGTGATGCGCGACGGGGCCGACAACGTCGTCATCATCTGCTCCATCGAGAACGTCGACGCCATGGGCGTGCACACGGGCGACAGCGTCACCGTGGCGCCGGCGCAGACGCTGTCGGACGTGGAGTACCAGAAGATGCGCGACGCGGCCATCGCCATCATCCGCGAGATCGGCGTGGAGGCGGGCGGCTGCAACGTGCAGTTCGCGCTGAACCCCGCTAATGGCGAAATGCTGATCGTGGAGATGAACCCGCGCGTGTCGCGCTCGTCCGCGCTGGCGTCCAAGGCCACGGGCTACCCCATCGCCCGCATCGGCGCCAAGCTGGCCGTGGGCTACACCCTCGACGAGCTGCCCAACGCCATCACCGCCTGCACGCCCGCGTCGTTCGAGCCGGTGCTGGACTACGTGGTCGTCAAGTTCCCGCGCTTCGCCTTCGAGAAGTTCCCCAAGGCCGACCCCACGCTGGGCGTGCAGATGAAGGCCGTGGGCGAGTCGATGGCCATCGGGCGCACCTTCAAGATGGCGTGGCAAAAGGCCATCCGCGCACTGGAAGTGGGCCGCAGCGGCTGGGAGACGAGCACGCTCAAGGAAGACCGCCTGGACGACGACCAGCCTGAGACGCTGCGCCGCGCCCTGCGCCGCCCCACCCCCGAGCGCTACTACCAGCTGAAGCGCGCCCTGGAGGCCGGCTTCACCGTCGACGAGATCGCGGAGCTCACCTTCATCGACCCCTGGTTCATCGCGCAGCTCGAGCAGCTGGTGCAGGCCGAGCGCGAGTACGCCGGGCTGGGCGAGGTGGATCGCGACGCGCTGCAGCGGATGAAGAAGCTGGGGTTCAGCGACATGCAGTTGGGGCGCATCCGCGGCGAGACGGAAGACGCCGTCCGCGAGCGCCGCTGGGGGATGAAGCTGCACCCCGTCTACAACCGGGTGGATACCTGCGCGGGCGAGTTTCCCGCCACCACGCCGTACCTCTACTCCACCTACGGCGAGGAGAACGAGTCCGAGCCGTCGGACCGGCGCACGGTGGTCATCCTGGGCTCCGGGCCCATCCGCATCGGGCAGGGGGTGGAGTTCGACTACTGCTGCGTGCAGGCCGCGCTGGCGCTGCGCGAGGCGGGGTTCGAGACGGTGATGGTCAACTCCAACCCGGAGACGAATTCCACCGACTTCGACATCAGCGACAAGCTGTATTTTGAGCCGCTGACGCTGGAAGACGTCATCGAGATCGTGCGCCTGGAGCAGCCCGAGGGGGTGATCGTGCAGCTGGGCGGGCAGACGCCGCTGAAGCTGGCGCAGCCGCTGGACCGGCTGGGCGTTCCCATCCTGGGCACCTCGGTGGAGGCCATCGACCGCGCCGAAGACCGCGAGCGCTTCGAGGAGCTGGCCCGATCGCTCGGAATCCGCCAGCCGCCGAACGGTTTGGCCACCAGCATGGAGCAGGCGGCGGAGATCGCGGAGCGCGTCGGCTATCCCGTGCTCGTGCGCCCCAGCTACGTGCTGGGAGGCCGGGGGATGGTGATCGTGTACGACGAGCCGCAGCTGCGCCACTACTTTGCGACGGCGGCCAGCGTCAGCCACGAGCGCCCGGTGCTGATCGACCGCTTTCTGGAAGACGCCTTCGAGGCCGACGTCGACGCCCTGTGCGACGGCGAGACGGTGGTGATCGGCGGGGTGATGCAGCACATCGAGGAGGCCGGCATCCACTCGGGCGACAGCGCGCAGGTGCTGCCGCCGTACCTGCTGGACGACCGCCACATCGAGCAAATGCGCGAAAGCACGCGGCGGTTCGCGCTGGAACTGGGGGTGATCGGGCTGATCAACGTGCAGTACGCCGTCTACGAGGGCGAGGTGTACGTGATCGAGGTGAACCCGCGCGCCTCGCGGACGGTGCCGTTCGTCAGCAAGGCCACGGGCGTGCCCCTCGCCCGGATTGCGGCGCGGCTGATGGGCGGCGAGCGGCTGGCGGACTTCCACCTGCCGGAGGAGATCCCCGTCGGCGGGGTGGCGGTAAAGGAGTCCGTGTTCCCCTTCAACAAGCTGGAGGGCGACACGGTGCTGGGGCCGGAGATGCGGAGCACGGGCGAGGCGATGGGCTTCGACGACAGCTTCGGGATGGCGTTCGCCAAGGCCCAGATCTCCGCGGGGATGGAGCTGCCGTCTGGGGGCAACGTGATCATCACGGTGAACGACCGCGACAAGCGCACGGTAACGCCCATCGCGCGGCGCCTTCACGACATGGGGTTCCGCATCCAGGGCACCGGCGGCACGGCAAAGTACCTGCGGCAGCGCGGGATCCCGTGCGACGCCATCTTCAAGGTGAACGAGGGGCGGCCCAACATGGCCGATCACATCATCTCGGGCGACGTGGCGCTGCTGATCAACACCCCGCTGGGCAAGCAGAGCCAGTACGACGACTACACGGCGCGGCGGGCGGCCATCACCTACAAGGTGCCGTACATCACCACCATGTCGGCCGCCGAAGCCGCGGTAGACGCCATCAGCGCGCTCCGCAGCCGCACCCGCGAGGTGCGCAGCATCCAGGAGCGCACCGGCCACCTGGTCGGGAGTGCGGCCGCTGGCGCATAA
- a CDS encoding NAD(P)H-dependent oxidoreductase, producing MARILILFAHPALEKSRVHRRLLTRVPPGVTLHDLYEAYPDFDVDVPREQALLLAHDLIIVQHPFFWYSTPPLVKQWEDLVLEHGWAYGSRGTQLRGKWMINVLTAGGRSAAYHREGYNRFTVRELLAPIEQTARLCGMHYLPPYVIHGTHSLGEPAIEREADRYGAFLSALMADEYDLHALAPLPELDLERLPPAREAAR from the coding sequence ATGGCACGGATCCTCATCCTCTTTGCGCACCCCGCGCTGGAAAAGTCGCGCGTTCACCGGCGGCTTTTGACGCGCGTTCCGCCCGGCGTGACGCTCCACGACCTGTACGAGGCGTATCCCGATTTCGACGTGGACGTGCCGCGCGAGCAGGCGCTGCTGCTGGCGCACGACCTGATCATCGTTCAGCACCCGTTCTTCTGGTACAGCACGCCGCCGCTCGTCAAGCAGTGGGAAGACCTGGTGCTGGAGCACGGCTGGGCATACGGCTCGCGCGGCACGCAGCTGCGGGGCAAGTGGATGATCAACGTCCTTACCGCCGGTGGGCGGTCCGCGGCGTACCACCGCGAGGGCTACAACCGGTTCACCGTGCGCGAGCTGCTCGCCCCCATCGAGCAGACGGCGCGGCTGTGCGGGATGCACTACCTGCCCCCGTACGTCATCCACGGCACCCACAGCCTGGGCGAGCCCGCCATCGAGCGTGAGGCAGACCGGTACGGCGCGTTCCTTTCCGCCCTGATGGCGGACGAGTACGACCTGCACGCCCTCGCGCCGCTTCCCGAGCTGGACCTGGAGCGCTTGCCCCCCGCTCGGGAGGCGGCGCGATGA
- a CDS encoding monovalent cation:proton antiporter-2 (CPA2) family protein has protein sequence MTGFLEQAFVYLLAAVVAVPLARRLGLGAVLGYLLAGVAIGPFGLGLLGAEGESVMHVAEFGVVMMLFVIGLELQPSLLWRLRAPILGLGGLQVAATTAVFAAIAGALGLEWRAALAVGMILSLSSTAMVLSTLAEKGLMKTEGGQSAFSVLLFQDIAVIPMLALFPLLATAHSAPAGGDGHAGAQTWVSGLPAWAQTVAVLGAVAAVVLGGRFVTRPVFRAIGRSRSREIFTAAALLLVVGIALLMTRVGLSPALGTFLAGVVLAESEYRHELESDLEPFEGLLLGLFFIAVGATIDFARVAAQPLAIAGLVAGLVAVKLVLLLVLARAFRLSRDQGLLFAFALPQVGEFAFVLLSFAEQEGVLGAAVTAPLVAAVALSMALTPLLMLLNERVIQPRLGPGAAPAREADRVAHTEHPVLIAGFGAFGATVGRLLAANGVGTTVLDIDSDRVELLRSLGLRVYYGDATRHELLRAAGAERARLLVLALDTPERTRELANAARKHFPHLTILARAFDWDDAHDLIASGVTHVYRESLDSSLRMGEQALSLLGFRAHQAHRAAQKFRRHDEDSVRELTESREDRSRYLGAARRRIADLEQMLLADLEGVELNRDAGWDPESLREEVRRAAAPAPAPE, from the coding sequence ATGACCGGGTTCCTGGAGCAGGCCTTCGTCTACCTGCTGGCGGCGGTCGTCGCCGTTCCGCTGGCGCGGCGCCTGGGGCTGGGCGCCGTGCTGGGATACCTGCTGGCCGGCGTGGCGATCGGGCCGTTCGGGCTGGGGCTGCTGGGCGCGGAGGGCGAGAGCGTCATGCACGTGGCCGAGTTCGGCGTGGTGATGATGCTGTTCGTCATCGGGCTGGAGCTGCAGCCGTCGCTGCTGTGGCGGCTGCGAGCGCCCATCCTGGGGCTTGGCGGGTTGCAGGTGGCGGCGACCACCGCCGTTTTCGCGGCGATCGCCGGCGCGCTGGGGCTGGAGTGGCGCGCCGCGCTTGCCGTGGGGATGATCCTTTCGCTCTCCTCCACCGCCATGGTGCTGTCGACGCTGGCGGAGAAGGGGCTGATGAAGACGGAAGGGGGCCAGAGCGCGTTCTCCGTGCTCCTTTTCCAGGACATCGCCGTCATCCCCATGCTCGCGCTCTTTCCCCTTCTGGCCACGGCGCATTCCGCGCCGGCGGGCGGGGATGGCCACGCAGGCGCGCAGACGTGGGTATCCGGCCTGCCGGCCTGGGCACAGACCGTGGCCGTGCTCGGCGCGGTGGCCGCCGTGGTCCTGGGCGGCCGGTTCGTGACGCGGCCGGTGTTCCGGGCCATCGGGCGCTCGCGCAGCCGCGAGATCTTTACCGCCGCCGCGCTGCTGCTGGTGGTGGGGATCGCGCTGCTGATGACGCGGGTGGGGCTGAGCCCGGCGCTGGGCACCTTCCTGGCCGGCGTGGTGCTGGCCGAGAGCGAGTACCGGCACGAGCTGGAGAGCGACCTGGAGCCGTTCGAGGGGCTGCTGCTGGGGCTGTTCTTCATCGCCGTCGGCGCTACGATCGACTTTGCCCGGGTGGCGGCGCAGCCCCTCGCCATCGCGGGGCTGGTGGCCGGGCTCGTGGCGGTGAAGCTGGTGCTGCTTCTGGTGCTGGCCCGCGCGTTCCGCCTGAGCCGCGACCAGGGGCTGCTCTTTGCGTTCGCGCTGCCGCAGGTGGGCGAGTTCGCGTTCGTCCTGCTGTCGTTCGCGGAGCAGGAGGGGGTGCTGGGCGCGGCCGTCACGGCGCCGCTCGTGGCCGCCGTCGCGCTCTCCATGGCGTTGACGCCGCTGCTGATGCTGCTGAACGAGCGCGTGATCCAGCCCCGCCTGGGCCCGGGCGCCGCCCCGGCGCGCGAGGCCGACCGGGTGGCGCACACCGAACACCCCGTGCTCATCGCCGGGTTCGGCGCATTCGGCGCCACGGTGGGGCGTCTGCTGGCGGCCAATGGCGTGGGCACCACGGTGCTGGACATCGATTCCGACCGGGTGGAGCTGCTGCGCTCGCTGGGGCTGCGCGTGTACTACGGCGACGCGACCCGCCACGAGCTGCTGCGCGCCGCCGGGGCGGAACGCGCACGACTGCTGGTCCTGGCGCTGGATACGCCCGAGCGCACCCGCGAGCTGGCGAACGCCGCGCGCAAGCACTTTCCCCACCTGACCATCCTGGCCCGCGCCTTCGACTGGGACGACGCGCACGACCTGATCGCGTCGGGGGTGACGCACGTGTACCGCGAGTCGCTGGACTCGTCGCTGCGAATGGGCGAGCAGGCGCTCTCGCTGCTGGGATTCCGGGCGCACCAGGCCCACCGCGCCGCGCAGAAGTTCCGTCGCCACGACGAAGACTCCGTTCGCGAGCTGACGGAAAGCCGCGAAGACCGGTCGCGCTACCTGGGTGCGGCCCGGCGCCGCATCGCGGATCTGGAGCAGATGCTGCTGGCGGACCTGGAGGGGGTGGAGCTGAACCGTGACGCCGGCTGGGATCCCGAGTCGCTGCGCGAGGAAGTACGGCGGGCGGCCGCCCCCGCGCCGGCCCCGGAGTAG
- a CDS encoding SRPBCC family protein — MTIIRLSIVIAAPPERVFDLARSIDFHSVSLAHTGEEAVGGRTSGLIDLGESVTWRARHFGVRQHLTSRISAFDRPRYFQDTMVRGAFAWMVHDHFFDAAPDGGTVLRDEFRFAAPLGILGRIAERLVLRRYMTHFLLTRNAVLKRTAESDEWRQFLEGDAAASGAPQG; from the coding sequence ATGACCATCATCCGCCTGTCGATCGTCATCGCGGCGCCGCCCGAGCGCGTGTTCGACCTGGCGCGGAGCATCGACTTCCACAGCGTGTCGCTGGCGCACACGGGTGAGGAGGCGGTGGGCGGGCGGACGTCGGGGCTGATCGACCTAGGCGAGTCCGTGACGTGGCGCGCGCGGCACTTCGGCGTGCGGCAGCACCTGACCAGCCGCATCAGCGCGTTCGACCGGCCGCGGTACTTTCAGGATACGATGGTGCGCGGGGCGTTCGCGTGGATGGTGCACGACCACTTCTTCGACGCCGCGCCCGATGGCGGGACGGTGCTGCGGGATGAGTTCCGGTTCGCCGCTCCGCTCGGCATCCTGGGACGAATCGCCGAGCGCCTGGTGCTGCGACGGTACATGACGCACTTCCTGCTGACCCGCAACGCCGTCCTGAAGCGCACCGCCGAGTCCGACGAGTGGAGGCAGTTCCTGGAGGGAGACGCCGCTGCTTCGGGCGCGCCACAGGGCTGA
- a CDS encoding SMP-30/gluconolactonase/LRE family protein, giving the protein MITIVVRAAPLALAALLASLPAAAQETAPDTATAASDSTWREHYEAGEAARRAGDWGTWRYALVRVREQIGYHPSIVLNLARADARLGRTEDAVEWLRAYAATGLTSDVAADSALESIRSAPGWDAIAERIAANARPVGAAQVAFTLPDSAFVPEGVAFDPRTGRFFLSSLRHGGIATYSPAGGWTEFVPPRRDGQWSMLAVAADTLTRTLWATTAASPLFSGYQPADSGRSSLLAYDMDTGALRRRYEPQGDGRHTLGDMAVAPDGTVYVSDADQGVVYRLERGATEMEPFAAEGLVSPQGIAVAADGRRLYVADYVRGIAIVDRQSSEVEWVQAADSVAISGVDGLVRAGRGLIALQNGVTPKRVVYLELDAAGRTVTGWRALESGTPLLTQPTHAVVVGGELFFIPDSGWERIGDDGAVKPGMVLEPAHVMRMALP; this is encoded by the coding sequence ATGATCACGATCGTTGTGCGGGCCGCCCCGCTCGCGCTGGCGGCGCTCCTGGCGTCCCTTCCGGCCGCCGCGCAGGAAACCGCCCCGGATACCGCAACCGCCGCATCCGACAGCACCTGGCGCGAGCACTACGAGGCGGGCGAAGCGGCCCGGCGCGCAGGCGACTGGGGGACGTGGCGCTACGCCCTGGTGCGCGTGCGAGAGCAGATCGGCTATCATCCCTCCATCGTGCTGAACCTGGCCCGTGCCGACGCGCGGCTGGGCCGGACGGAAGACGCGGTCGAGTGGCTGCGCGCGTACGCCGCCACCGGCCTGACCAGCGACGTCGCGGCGGACTCGGCGCTGGAGTCGATCCGCTCGGCCCCGGGGTGGGATGCAATCGCGGAGCGTATCGCCGCCAATGCGCGGCCGGTGGGTGCGGCCCAAGTGGCGTTCACACTCCCGGATTCTGCGTTCGTCCCCGAGGGTGTTGCGTTCGATCCGCGCACGGGCCGCTTCTTCCTTTCCAGTCTGCGCCACGGCGGCATCGCCACGTACTCGCCGGCGGGCGGATGGACGGAGTTCGTCCCCCCGCGGCGCGACGGGCAGTGGTCCATGCTGGCCGTGGCCGCCGACACCCTGACGCGTACCCTGTGGGCCACCACGGCCGCGTCGCCGCTCTTCTCCGGGTACCAGCCGGCGGATTCCGGGCGCTCTTCCCTGCTGGCGTACGACATGGACACAGGCGCCCTCCGCCGCCGCTACGAGCCGCAGGGGGACGGGCGCCACACGCTGGGCGACATGGCCGTGGCGCCGGACGGCACCGTGTACGTGTCGGATGCGGACCAGGGCGTGGTCTATCGGTTGGAGCGCGGCGCGACGGAGATGGAGCCCTTCGCGGCCGAAGGGCTCGTGTCGCCGCAGGGGATCGCCGTGGCGGCGGACGGGCGGCGGCTGTACGTGGCGGATTACGTGCGCGGCATCGCCATCGTCGACCGGCAAAGCAGCGAGGTGGAGTGGGTGCAGGCCGCCGACTCCGTCGCGATCTCCGGCGTCGACGGGCTGGTGCGCGCCGGCCGCGGGCTGATCGCCCTGCAGAACGGGGTTACGCCCAAGCGGGTAGTCTACCTGGAGCTGGATGCGGCCGGAAGGACGGTGACGGGCTGGCGCGCGCTGGAGTCGGGCACGCCCCTGCTCACGCAGCCGACGCACGCGGTGGTGGTCGGGGGCGAGCTGTTCTTCATCCCCGACAGCGGCTGGGAGCGTATCGGTGACGACGGCGCGGTGAAGCCCGGGATGGTGCTGGAGCCCGCGCACGTGATGCGGATGGCCTTGCCGTAG